The Micropterus dolomieu isolate WLL.071019.BEF.003 ecotype Adirondacks linkage group LG23, ASM2129224v1, whole genome shotgun sequence DNA window aaggggtgaATATGACATGTAGGTTAAAGGGCTTTGAGTGaagtcagaagactagaaaggtgctatacaagtacattTCCTTCACCGACTGATACCCCACCTGCGAAACATTAGTCCAGTAATATAATGTCCCATTCATTCAGTACAGTGGAGATTTCTGAGCCTGTAGTTTACTGtcgtgtgttcatgtgtttgaATTGTTTTGTCCACCCCCCTAAAGTTCTCCGGAATCATCAGCAACAGGCTTAGCAGACCGACCTGTAGTTGTTGTTTCTTCTGTgggctgtgattggctgtcCGGGTCTGCGTGTACAGTGCTCTTCTCAGTGGACGGGGCTTCGCCAGGCGGCACCTCCTCTGGGCCTTCTgtttcagaaagaaaaaaatacatacaagtTATTTTAAGCCAATCCACAGTTGTAattctttttcatatttataaGGGTATAATAACAGAAATGTGGGTTTTGGTGTTTGACCCACCACTCTTTGTGTCCGTGCTCTCCTCTGTGGGAGGGATGACTTTCTCCTCGGCCGTGTTGTTGGCCTTGCTGCCTTTATCAGAGCTGGTGCTGTTCTTGGTTTTGGCTTTAGCCTTCGGCTTGGCAAATTTGGCTTTGTTGAGCAAGTAGTTGACCTCTCGATCCAGCAGAGCTAGTTTGGACTCTATGTCCTTGGAGAGTAGGACAGGTCGCTCCTTTGGAGAGCGTTTCTCTTGCTCGGCTACCGTCTCATTCCTCCACGTCTGCAAGAGAGATTCAATTTTACACATCTAGGTAATTTTCCTCTGTACAAGGAGAACTACAGCCTGTGACTGTTagaaaatgtcttctgtggctccaGGAGGGCCTTTCTATAGTCTGAGAAAATTACTCAGATGTCATAGACCTGTCATCAGGGCTATCTCAGCTGCATTATGGAAATATACTAGATCACTAGATTACTAGAGACTGAAAGTCAGGATATCCCAGCCTCTGTAGCCAAAATTCAGACCATTCAATTATAATCTGTCTTTTGCAAGGTCCACAACTTCACTGAAGAGCAATACTAACATGGGCAGAGTCCCTCTTAAGCAAACTAAATGAATAAGGTGACAATCCTCCACAGCAGTGTGATGACAGCATGACAACCACCACCTACCGTTGTTTCGTTGATCACTTTTTCTAACATATTCAGCTCAACTTCAGTGAAGATTTGGTCATCTTCTGGAATCAGTCTAGCACtcctttgaaataaaaataaaaatagagtcAATACAAATCAACTGACCCACCACAAAATCCTCCAGCTGCTTCCCACCTTCCTTCCAACACTGACCTCAAGAAGAAGCTGGAGGTGTTTAGCATGCTGTCTAGGGCTGCCAGGCGGTCTGGCAATTTGCGTCGCTCCTCCACCCTGAAAAACATGTCCTTGCACAGGCTCTTCAGCTGAGACAGCTTCTCTCTCAGCTGCTTTGTGGTGGCCGCGTAGCCATCCTCGTCCATCCATTCAGACACCTCGCTCAGCTTGGCAGAGAtctgctctttctcctcctctgacaCCACCAGCTGGTAGTCGTCCTGGTACAGCTTGTCCTGGAGAAAGAGCGCaagtattgtttttgtgtgtttttgggaAGAGGCACAGGTGATGTGGTGCCTTGGTGgtttacattaaaatgattcAACAGCTAGGATTAATGTTTGCGCATATTCCCTTTACACTGCACTGGCAACTACAAATTGCCTTACATAAAACACGATAAAGATAAAGCtgaaaaacagaactttcaCTTCTGTTGCTCACCTGTGTCTCAAAAATAAAAGCTTCCAGACTGTTAAGTGTCTTTTCCCTTTCCTGTTTGGCCAAGTCTCTGTCCGTCAGATCCTGCAACCTGAAAAGATCCAAAGACTTGTTTTAGACGCCAAAACTGAGAACCCAACCTCACAACAGTTAAAAAGAATGACAATTGCTGCTTTACTTCTTCTTcgaggaagtgacatcatctGCAGTAGGGTCGAGGAGGTCATTGATGACGAGTTCCACTGCGATGTCTTCAGAGATCTTGCTCTTTTTCTGAGGTTTTGCCTTCTTTTCCACATCCTTCTCTGCCTCAGTGTTTCCAGACTTCTCTCCGTCCGTTTCCTCCTTCACCAGCAGAAATATGGTTACTTTCACTACCAGGTAGGAATGGGGATTGAGACGcagttccaaaatttctcaaaacccaaaaatcaataaggtttgagcttatcgatactgctattgAGACTTGCTAATCTCTTGAGTACAGATTTTCACAAAGtgctgtgtaaaatatataaccACTCCACAGAGACTGAATTCACATCAATGTGTTTCTCAGAGACATTACGTGTAACAGATCTTACCTTGGCATCAGTCTTGCTGCCTGCCTCCTCTGTCTTCTCCTGACTTTTCTCTTCACCTGCACCTTTCTCCGAATCGTCCTGTTTCTCCTTGGCTACCTCGTCCTTCTGGGCCTCATCCTTGTGGGCCTCATCCTTCTGGGCCTCATCCTTCTGGGCCTCGCCATCCTTTTCAGACTCTGGAGGCACTTCCTCCTCATCCTGGACACAAGAAGTCAGGGACACATTCAGTTTCATCAATTACAGTGGACACAAAGTCTACAGACCCCTGTCAGAATGGCGGGTTATtgaaaggtttttatttttcatttttcccccccCTCAAAagattttagtttgtttttaaattaaattgttcacattatagatCACATtaaaaaggtggaaaaagttctgacataaTTTATCTTgccattttaacagggctgtgTAGACTTTTTATATACACTGCAGTTCTAAAACCTACCTGAAGTGTGAAATCCAGAGTTCATACAGGCATTACTGTATTTTCTTAATAAACATATTCATATAATTGTGTATGTTTAATTTacggctgggcgatatggccaaaaatgttatcacgataaaagcATTTcaatcattcgatatcgataattatcacgataaatgtctgatgataaattattatttctttcaagtttaaaggctgatttttgctgctgagtgaaaatggaagaaaccaGGTTAATTGTGGTTAAACGTTTCTTTACGTGagtgtgacaaacacttgatacCAAACAGAGGATAACTTAACTGATCTGAGGTCGAACATTCAAAATTATTGTGACAAAAtctttaacaaatattaaattttttcagtcccttttcctcaaagaaaaatgtatatttcaaTAGACAAATTAAGTGACAATTCAtatgtgattcaaattaattaaaccaaatatttattgatgatatattgaacatttattatattgttattgaggataATTATATTgctataattatcattattgttttattgcccagtccTAGTTTAACTGACTGGACTGTGCCATGTATAGAACTGCAAGTACCTGGACAGGTTCAGTTACATTTGGAGCTGGTTCTGAAGATCCTCCTCCAAACAAGGTGGAAATTGTGTTTCCCAGTTCTGAAAGACAAGAAGGCTCATTTATGCATTAACCTATATCTAAAACAGGATGTAGTATTGCATGAATCAGCAAGACgacaacacaaacatgcattattTTCTGAAAGATCTCATAGTACTGTTCCTGTATTACGAACAGTGGTGAATAAAAGTGGAATGCTGTCGATGCATCATAGTGGATCAGAGGGCTAAAAGAAATGTACTTGGAGAGGAGGCAAGGACGTCTAACCAACCAGGTGGACCAGGGGCGGCAAGTTCAATACCCAgaatacagtcccctccaaaagtattggaaagGTAAGGTAAAcccctttgtttttgttgttcactgaagacatttgggtttaagatctaaagatgagtatgagacaagagttcagaatttcagcttttatttcctggtattcctggccttaccgttccaatacttttggaggggactgtgtATGTTCATTATCTGGTTTCACACAATTCGGTAGATGAACGGATAGACGATGCCATTGTCCATCGATTATGGCTGACACACATCAGGACGTTCAGCTGGCATCGTGCACACCAAATACCACACAGACAGGCAAAGCCAAGTTCAAGGTCAGGATAATACAAAACTGCTGCCGCACTGGTCTCTGCGCCTCCATGAAAACAGGGCCTGAAGTGCCACATTTCTAAACTGAACATACATTTTGGACAACTGAAGTTACAGATATATGATTGCAAAACCTACTAGTTAAGGTTgactcttcttctttctcctccacaATAGTTTCAAAGACAGACTCCACCTGTGGATGAAAAGCAATGAAATGCTAACTTGATTTATTGgaacaaataataacaataaaacaaaagatttgaaatatatccctcatttatacattttatactaTATAAGCTACAGCCTGGTGCTTCTTTTCCAATCATTTTCTGCAAGTATGTGATGAATATACTGACAGACCGccaatatgttgttgtttgacTGAGTTTGTTGTTAGTGCATTGTATTAATTTCCAcccaaaacattttaacaaatgattTGGAGGTTGTGCAGGTTATTATGTGATTAGGTATGCATAAACCctcagatgtttgtttttcactagTATTAATCTCCTTTGAGTTAAGCACATTTTCTTGGAGTTAAGTGTTTTTGGCTGGGACTTCAATAAGCTTCACTGACCAACCAGTAAGTCTGACATGACAGAAGGTAAAACACTCAAACaaagtgtgtgaatgttcaATAAGCTGAACTGACCCGATCCAGCAGGAGCACTCCACTTTCATCCATGTTAAAATGGGCTTTGATGCCTTTTGACTCTGCATCTGCATGCTTCTGGAAGCTGCTGCCTACTCCAGACAGTTTGACAGTGGTCAGGTTCAGAGAGCCAAACACACTGCAAACCAGAGGGGAGGGGAGAACAGGGCTTAGATTCAAGTCATGAGAGAATACAGTGACAGGTAACAACTTAGAAGGGTTCACACATTTCAACTTTTTTGAAAGCCAAAGTCAAGTCAAATGCCATAATATAAACTTTGGTTTGTCCTTGTTGGCCTTTTCTTAAGACACGTCATTAACACTGCTTATGCAATTCAATTTCCATGCACAAACTTTATCAAGAGCTCCAGGAAGCAAAAAATGCTAAAGCAAGCAGTTATCCAACCTGATGTCATCCTGACTCAGGAAGCTGAGGTCGCCGTAGTTGATGTCGAAAGCGAAGTCATCGCTGTAGCGGTTAAATGTAATGACCTTGCGCTGGGGGTAGGGCGCCATCCTCTGGAAGAGGATCCGTTtattgtgtttcagtgtttttacaccTTCTTCCTCAGTCTCGCGGGTGAACTCAACCTAGTGGAGTGAAATCACATGTGGTTAGTGTTGACATGGTATGTTTACATCTAATTTTGCatcctgttttcatttttgtcctgCACAAACGTTTATTGCAACAACTAATATAGTTCTTTTCTCAACAAAGCTGTTGTCAACCAATGACTTTCTGAAGCGATGGTATTTAAAATTGTCTCCAGCAGCATGAGGTAGTGAATGTCCTGCACTGACCTGAATGGGAAAGACAGCTGCGTCTCGAACCAGGAATGGTTTGACCTTGAAGGCCTTGCTGAGGGCGGCAGCCTGGTACACAGCACCCATGGCTGCCGCCTCGTCTGCATTGATGTTCTTCCCCAGCTCCTCTCTGCATGgaaaaatacacaattacaaCTGCAGGTATTCTCAAGCAAACCACACCTGCTTTATCTCAGTTTTCTCTGAACAAGTCAGTGTGGACACGATGTGGAAGTTGTGGAGGAATGTAGTTATTTGTGCTCATTTTTGAAAGTGAAAGTTATTCAGATGAGTGTGACATCTCAGTGGTTGACACCTACTTGCCCACAGCTTTAAGCAGCACTTCCTGAACCTTGGGGACACGCGTGGAGCCACCTACTAAAATCACCTGCTCAATTTCATCCTGTTGGCACAAATATAAGACCTCAGAGTCACAGCTGTAATACAAACATCCATTACTTTATACgctttatttaaaatttctCATGTTTTTTCCTTAGTATAACAGTGCCGGTTTTGCCGGCCTGGTCCCATGTACAAGCTTAAACTGGTTTGATTTTATGAGAACAGACTGAACCAGTGTTTGTCATTGTAAAATGTTCTGGCCAAGCAAATAGAAAAGAAGCAGTTCTCAGCAATGCCAACCCTTTGATGACACAACACAGAGGACAAGAACTCAAAAATGCTGtaatacaaaatacagctgGGCTCAAGAAATGTAACAGCCACCTCACTAACGGTTAAAACTATAAACCAGCACAATAGTGACAACATAAACCACCACGTTAATAGGGGTgcgggaaaaaataaataaataaattcatggTCATGGACAATtctgaatcgattcacaaatgtcaaaaatggattttgtaaatgtaaattgatGAACATAATGTTGAGAAAAACGCTAAAGGCAGAACTCAGAAGTGAAGCaactggacagtctgtggtgtaCACATAACAGTGACCAGTGTTGCCCCCAAACAACTTACAGTACCTTGACATAGCTTCTATATTCTTTCAACGCAGAGCTGATGTTGAATAGTAGCACTACTACTAAGatttcacacaatcattaatatcaacaTGCAACTAATGActttcactcgcacactgtgcgagcacggtAACAGTGAACGCTGGGCTAGCAAAGGCCATCTAGATGACAGGTGCTGCTGTTATAAAAGGAGTGCGTAATGTGTATAGCGAATGTGTGGGTGAAGCGAGAGCGCGAGCAGGCAGAAAGTGATGGTGAGAGCTTGCAGAGCAGAGGAAAGGATGGTGACCGAGAGGAACTGAGGTTAGCTAATaaggagacatttcttttttgttttaatttgcaaatgaaatgctttgtaattatccagaaatccTGGATAGAAAAAGATGCATCAAAATGGATCGATAATTGTTTTACAGTGACTCAGTCTAACACTAGTATGGGAAATGCAGGCCGAAGCTCTCTCAGCACATCTAACAGAgtgccagtgtttcccataagaGACTATGCTGGGTGGGCCTCGGACCCTCTCGGGGGGTCCAGGGGAATGCCCCCCCGGAAGAAAAATTtgtatattttctatatttttgttcttttgttaaatGCATTCATTTGGTGCAAAATCTATGAAGGATTTTGCACTCTTGTAAACAGTGCTTTGCTCTAGTAAAccatttgatcataaacccactgtaatatacagtataaatggtgatgaaacagcaacaaaagtcaacaaactttttgaatgtttttctagcaaccctaaatcaaagaatagaaaatagaataagttATTTCCCtagcattttattgttgtttatttatttttttttttacttttaatggacacatgtaaaatgttaaaaactttCTGTCactataatccaattaatcttgttatttccatactgtacaGACACCTTGTTTTGAAAACCGGATGTTGGTCACATGTTTATCCTTGTGCTAAATTCAAGTCCGACCCAACTTCATAAATACttttgtatgtggttctcgtattgcgtaacatgaagacgtcacagcctctcttcaggtaggactctcatactgcaacacttgtctttgtaaagagagaaaatgacaggataaagtcgctaacctgcctgtcagctcgctctggtctgtttcagtggatttaccataaaggcttgaataatGTGCACACCAAATTGAGGCGCAGCTAGCTTattcgccttctcacaaacgagtgacagaaacagacagttAAAGTTACTGtggttacctcaaaagaaaagtggttgtctcaagtcggatgccaaagtgtgtgagcgtgcgagcTTACAGCAGCGCCCACAAAACCCAACTTTAGAGGTCTGAAACAAGCAAATTAGACTGCAGGCCGCCATGGTCTccttaattaatgggaaacactgagagTGCGCATCACAACTGAGCAGACAGGTGttacaccaaaatctgtgacccaTCAGATTCAGTGACCCAATGGGAAATTAATCCCTCAGGCTTAGGAAAAatgatcatggtttgggtttagtcacagaatctgatgggtCACTAAACTTGGTGAGACACCGGATTCCAGCCACATCTTCACAGTACGCTCCTAACAGCTTGTGAAATACATTGCGGGAAGGTTAACAATGACCCCATCATTTCCTCTTCAATATAACTCTAATACAACCCTGTTACTCATGCTTATCTGTTTGCCATGTTAGCAAGGTAAAATTACGCTTTTCATacaaactcaacacttcctgtATTCATTTCAGTAGACAGAAACCCTTCACTTCTTAACAGggcttttattttcaacaatttAGTAGGAACGTGTCTGGAAAACTCATCTTTCATGGGTTCTTATTATGTTACACCTGGAAGTAGATGAGTCATGTGTGACACCTAGTGGAAAAATATGATATCCAGAATCTAACTGGTTTGAACATTTTTGCATCGGCCTAACCCTAGTACACAGAAGGACAAGCAGGCAAAATATCTACTGCCTACACAATCCCTTTCTTCAAGTAAGTGATGGACTGCAGGACAATCCCATATCATGTGTATGCAGGAGTCTATAGCCTTTTGTCAATATGACTCATTTCCTATTGTTATTTTAACTTTTCTGTATCCTGCGTCTGCAGTGACCTACAGCCAAATCTCCCTGCAGGGATCACAAGTTTCATCTTAACCGGTCATGTGTGACACCAAGCTGGACTTCATGAGTCTTGTAGAGTCGTCCTATGAGAATACTGACCAGCTTCATTTCTGCAGCTGTGAGGGCATCCTGCACTGGGCGAGGCACTCTTTCGAAAAGATCAGCGCACAGCTCTTCAAAGTCAGTCCTGGTCACCTTAGCTTTGAAGTCAATGTCATCCATCAAACCTTCCACCtggagggaagaaaaaaagaaaagaaaaacaacacatcttCATTGCAAAAGGTACTGCATCCAAATGTTAAGATTATTTGGACTTGTCTCCTCACACAGCAACATTTGGGAGGTTTTAGTTCTGATATACAACATTAATGTGAGACGCACATTTAGAGAGATGGACTGAAGGTTGCAGGTTTATGTTCCTGGACTCACCTGGGCCATGAAGTCCATATTTGCACTAAGCACCGTCTTGAGCCTCTGGGCCTCTTTGAGGAGCTTGGCCATTGCCCGGTGGTTCTCCCTTACATCTTTCTTGCTCTTCTTTTGCCCGTTGAACAGTTTGGCCAGATGGTCCTGAAGTCGTACGTCCATCTCAAAGCCCCCCAATCCACGGTCAAACCTACAGCCACAGCAAAAGAAGCACACCTCAGTCAGAGAACTAAATTACAATTTTAAAGTGTAGTTTTGGAAATTTAAAAATCAGCCAATAATCAAAACCAGGAAGTATTAAATATATCTTTTATACTCAAAGACAAACGTATAAAGCATCTTTAATTCCTTCTGGGGATAGACTCAATCACCTTTACTTCTAAAGTGTCAGTGGCCTGAATGTATATTACCACACCAGCTCCTGGGCCATTCATGTCATAGTTTTAAACCACAGGAGATTAGCAAATAATGTGTGTTCAACAATTCCTGAGAAATACATCAAACAGGATCCTGGAGGGGACAAAAGTACTGAGTTTACCTTATAGAAAAAGTATCAATCAGGAGAATCCGTTTGCCTAACATTATTATTAGATACAGAACACATGTTTTACACAATTAAATGTTCACTCTGGAATTAAAACAGAGCTTCTAGCAAAGAGAGACAGTTCACCACACTAACAGACAGATGGTGACTATAGGTGCATCTTTTATTCCTGACAGTGTAGATGTTTTTACACTCATACTCATCACTGCAGGTCAGGATAACATGAAACAACATTGTGGGTATTAAATCTCTAAACTCAATGAGATGATGAGTGGAAATGAAACATACACCCACTGTTGCCTGTTTTGGGGCAAAAACCCCACACACTGTTAATTAGCTCCATTAATTATATCTGCAACATTTCAGTCAGGTAGACCTTATCTGGGGTTCATTTCTTTAAGCCTATTTTCCCCACAGACCATCTGTACTTTTGCTCAGCTCAGTCTTTAAGTCTATCACATTCTGAACCTTCATAGCGCTTTACAATTCGCATCACACAATGATGGTAACTgagctgccatgcaaggtgatGGCCTGCCCATCGGTGCCAGAGTTTTCTGGGAGGCAGCCTATCTGCTTCTTCTGATGTCAGCCAACTACCTACACTTCAGTTGGAGATTGATAGCTCagtctgttgtgtgtgttgtctgttctCTGTATGCGTCTTCCTGTTTTCTGAGTTTCATACAGGATGAAGAGGGCCAAGTCTCTCCAAAAGCCAGAAGGAAACAGTTTCTAAATGTGCACACTGTAGGTGTGTAGGTTAGAAAAGTTCACATTGACAACTGCGTATCTATTTGTATTACAGATGCACATAAAACTCATAACACTACATAACAAAACTGTAGACTAAAGGCAAAGCTActtttaaaatacatacataataccGCCCAAAAAGCCCACCCAAAACCGCCCACATCCCCCAAGTTCATTCAACATTTCAAAGCCTCTTTGAGAGGTCTGATAGTGAGAGGCTGGTCTCTCTGTTtcattggacaaataaacacttaGCTGATAGAAGCATTGTCAATAGTAATGCCCTTTCATGGAGTAGTGGACTCACCCAACACCTCTGATCTGTAACTGGGGCTGGGTGCCGGACTCCTTGGTTTTGACTGTCTGATAAGAGACGATGGTGGCAGTTGTGCTGCCTGAGCCCATATCATAAAACATCACATTCTGAAAGGGAAAAAGATCAAATTTTCAGCAATTTGTGGTCACTTATCAGTTGAGCCTGTTTTCCACCACAGTTACAGATAAATGATGTCAATATAGTCTATAAATATAAAGCTTCTTTAAACAGTCTGAACATCAAATACAACATTCTTATCAAGTGCTCCTCTAAATGGTAAAATACATTCAAGGATAGGATATGCATTTGTCAACAAATGGctggaaaacaccaaaacagctcacaaatatatagtttaattttttttaaaaggctcTGTAATTTTCTAAAATAGCTGGTCATTGTAGTTTTAAGCAAAAGTTActtaaaacaggagaaaatagtgcatttgttggggtcTATTTTCAgtggcggatgaatccacatttggtgctgtagtgagtatttggggtaGCAGGACGATGTATG harbors:
- the hyou1 gene encoding hypoxia up-regulated protein 1 isoform X2; the protein is MGGRKLALIALFCLVLAKLPSHTVTVAVMSVDLGSEWMKVAIVKPGVPMEIVLNKESRRKTPTAVCLKENERLLGDNALGWSVKNPKTVYRHLQSLLGKKHDNPQVALYQKRFPEHQLQEDPVRGTVYFKNSGEMQYTPEELLGMVLNYSRALAQDFAEQPIKDAVITVPAFFNQAERRAVLQAAQMAGLKVLQLINDNTAVALNYGVFRRKDIDNTAKNVMFYDMGSGSTTATIVSYQTVKTKESGTQPQLQIRGVGFDRGLGGFEMDVRLQDHLAKLFNGQKKSKKDVRENHRAMAKLLKEAQRLKTVLSANMDFMAQVEGLMDDIDFKAKVTRTDFEELCADLFERVPRPVQDALTAAEMKLDEIEQVILVGGSTRVPKVQEVLLKAVGKEELGKNINADEAAAMGAVYQAAALSKAFKVKPFLVRDAAVFPIQVEFTRETEEEGVKTLKHNKRILFQRMAPYPQRKVITFNRYSDDFAFDINYGDLSFLSQDDISVFGSLNLTTVKLSGVGSSFQKHADAESKGIKAHFNMDESGVLLLDRVESVFETIVEEKEEESTLTKLGNTISTLFGGGSSEPAPNVTEPVQDEEEVPPESEKDGEAQKDEAQKDEAHKDEAQKDEVAKEKQDDSEKGAGEEKSQEKTEEAGSKTDAKETDGEKSGNTEAEKDVEKKAKPQKKSKISEDIAVELVINDLLDPTADDVTSSKKKLQDLTDRDLAKQEREKTLNSLEAFIFETQDKLYQDDYQLVVSEEEKEQISAKLSEVSEWMDEDGYAATTKQLREKLSQLKSLCKDMFFRVEERRKLPDRLAALDSMLNTSSFFLRSARLIPEDDQIFTEVELNMLEKVINETTTWRNETVAEQEKRSPKERPVLLSKDIESKLALLDREVNYLLNKAKFAKPKAKAKTKNSTSSDKGSKANNTAEEKVIPPTEESTDTKSEGPEEVPPGEAPSTEKSTVHADPDSQSQPTEETTTTGPTEKAQLENHIEDEL
- the hyou1 gene encoding hypoxia up-regulated protein 1 isoform X3, translated to MGGRKLALIALFCLVLAKLPSHTVTVAVMSVDLGSEWMKVAIVKPGVPMEIVLNKESRRKTPTAVCLKENERLLGDNALGWSVKNPKTVYRHLQSLLGKKHDNPQVALYQKRFPEHQLQEDPVRGTVYFKNSGEMQYTPEELLGMVLNYSRALAQDFAEQPIKDAVITVPAFFNQAERRAVLQAAQMAGLKVLQLINDNTAVALNYGVFRRKDIDNTAKNVMFYDMGSGSTTATIVSYQTVKTKESGTQPQLQIRGVGFDRGLGGFEMDVRLQDHLAKLFNGQKKSKKDVRENHRAMAKLLKEAQRLKTVLSANMDFMAQVEGLMDDIDFKAKVTRTDFEELCADLFERVPRPVQDALTAAEMKLDEIEQVILVGGSTRVPKVQEVLLKAVGKEELGKNINAALSKAFKVKPFLVRDAAVFPIQVEFTRETEEEGVKTLKHNKRILFQRMAPYPQRKVITFNRYSDDFAFDINYGDLSFLSQDDISVFGSLNLTTVKLSGVGSSFQKHADAESKGIKAHFNMDESGVLLLDRVESVFETIVEEKEEESTLTKLGNTISTLFGGGSSEPAPNVTEPVQDEEEVPPESEKDGEAQKDEAQKDEAHKDEAQKDEVAKEKQDDSEKGAGEEKSQEKTEEAGSKTDAKEETDGEKSGNTEAEKDVEKKAKPQKKSKISEDIAVELVINDLLDPTADDVTSSKKKLQDLTDRDLAKQEREKTLNSLEAFIFETQDKLYQDDYQLVVSEEEKEQISAKLSEVSEWMDEDGYAATTKQLREKLSQLKSLCKDMFFRVEERRKLPDRLAALDSMLNTSSFFLRSARLIPEDDQIFTEVELNMLEKVINETTTWRNETVAEQEKRSPKERPVLLSKDIESKLALLDREVNYLLNKAKFAKPKAKAKTKNSTSSDKGSKANNTAEEKVIPPTEESTDTKSEGPEEVPPGEAPSTEKSTVHADPDSQSQPTEETTTTGPTEKAQLENHIEDEL
- the hyou1 gene encoding hypoxia up-regulated protein 1 isoform X1, which encodes MGGRKLALIALFCLVLAKLPSHTVTVAVMSVDLGSEWMKVAIVKPGVPMEIVLNKESRRKTPTAVCLKENERLLGDNALGWSVKNPKTVYRHLQSLLGKKHDNPQVALYQKRFPEHQLQEDPVRGTVYFKNSGEMQYTPEELLGMVLNYSRALAQDFAEQPIKDAVITVPAFFNQAERRAVLQAAQMAGLKVLQLINDNTAVALNYGVFRRKDIDNTAKNVMFYDMGSGSTTATIVSYQTVKTKESGTQPQLQIRGVGFDRGLGGFEMDVRLQDHLAKLFNGQKKSKKDVRENHRAMAKLLKEAQRLKTVLSANMDFMAQVEGLMDDIDFKAKVTRTDFEELCADLFERVPRPVQDALTAAEMKLDEIEQVILVGGSTRVPKVQEVLLKAVGKEELGKNINADEAAAMGAVYQAAALSKAFKVKPFLVRDAAVFPIQVEFTRETEEEGVKTLKHNKRILFQRMAPYPQRKVITFNRYSDDFAFDINYGDLSFLSQDDISVFGSLNLTTVKLSGVGSSFQKHADAESKGIKAHFNMDESGVLLLDRVESVFETIVEEKEEESTLTKLGNTISTLFGGGSSEPAPNVTEPVQDEEEVPPESEKDGEAQKDEAQKDEAHKDEAQKDEVAKEKQDDSEKGAGEEKSQEKTEEAGSKTDAKEETDGEKSGNTEAEKDVEKKAKPQKKSKISEDIAVELVINDLLDPTADDVTSSKKKLQDLTDRDLAKQEREKTLNSLEAFIFETQDKLYQDDYQLVVSEEEKEQISAKLSEVSEWMDEDGYAATTKQLREKLSQLKSLCKDMFFRVEERRKLPDRLAALDSMLNTSSFFLRSARLIPEDDQIFTEVELNMLEKVINETTTWRNETVAEQEKRSPKERPVLLSKDIESKLALLDREVNYLLNKAKFAKPKAKAKTKNSTSSDKGSKANNTAEEKVIPPTEESTDTKSEGPEEVPPGEAPSTEKSTVHADPDSQSQPTEETTTTGPTEKAQLENHIEDEL